One Amaranthus tricolor cultivar Red isolate AtriRed21 chromosome 10, ASM2621246v1, whole genome shotgun sequence genomic window carries:
- the LOC130825374 gene encoding uncharacterized protein LOC130825374 isoform X1, protein MLWYIWLYIWLLRQKLLDQFDIDGMYPVERYLRTLKSYIRNRAHPEGCIAEGYLTDECLTFCSRYMSDIDTKFNRKARNDDEDIEEGTLKSNLEIFRPLGHPIGGSTPIHLHFQECDQIHFYILQNYDPLVKFVQKHKKELEKECPRNIEQRHKEQFSKWIQSRVRKIHELKSCDENLYNLVCGPSRVVRRYTAYIVNGFRFHTNDRCENRDTQTSGIMVCGDDSSSKEYYGVLRDIFQVHYPGGNHVFVFKCNWFDIENYGRGYKVDEHGLISVNKNRCLKSDEVYVLESQVEQVFYIEDERNENWQFVIKAFAVAGDSMLKEIQDKFEVSESSDYLRMHMFILETMQRLYRLYKCRLHYYYKSKKCGNTDDERKKNPPPDLPQSQWEYLIKYYGSDEFKLISARNSKNRNSDKRVKHTTGQLSFPESEDVLVTKKNRGVKLSADKAWLIQHTRKNDDGKLE, encoded by the exons ATGTTATGGTACATTTGGTTATACATTTGGCTGCTGAGGCAAAAATTGTTGGACCAGTTCGATATCGATGGAATGTATCCTGTTGAGAG GTATCTTCGAAcattaaaatcatatattcgAAATCGAGCACATCCTGAAGGTTGCATTGCTGAAGGTTATCTAACAGATGAGTGCTTAACATTCTGCTCTAGATACATGAGTGACATTGACACTAAATTCAACCGTAAAGCGAGAAATGATGATGAGGATATTGAAGAGGGTACTTTGAAATCTAACCTAGAGATATTTAGACCACTTGGACATCCAATTGGGGGGAGTACACcaattcatcttcattttcaggaGTGTGACCAAATCCATTTTTATATACTTCAAAATTATGATCCACTTGTTAAGTTTGTACA AAAGCACAAAAAAGAATTGGAAAAAGAATGTCCACGAAATATAGAACAGAGGCACAAAGAACAATTTTCCAAATGGATACAAAGTCGT GTACGAAAGATTCATGAACTTAAATCTTGTGATGAAAACTTGTATAACTTGGTATGCGGTCCTTCTAGAGTTGTAAGGCGCTACACTGCATACATAGTGAATGGTTTTCGATTCCACACCAATGATAGATGTGAAAATAGGGACACACAAACTTCCGGTATCATGGTGTGCGGTGATGACTCTTCATCTAAGGAGTACTATGGTGTTTTGAGAGACATATTTCAAGTGCACTATCCTGGAGGAAATCATGTTTTTGTGTTCAAATGCAATTGGTTTgatatagaaaactatggtagAGGGTATAAGGTAGATGAACATGGATTGATTAGTGTGAATAAGAATAGATGTTTGAAGTCAGATGAGGTATATGTGCTTGAATCACAAGTGGAGCAAGTGTTTTACATTGAAGATGAACGAAATGAGAATTGGCAATTTGTTATAAAAGCATTTGCGGTAGCCGGTGATAGTATGTTGAAGGAAATACAG GATAAGTTCGAAGTTTCTGAATCTAGTGATTACTTACGAATGCACATGTTCATTTTGGAGACAATGCAACGTTTATACAGATTATACAAGTGTAGATTGCACTACTACTACAAAAGCAAGAAGTGTGGAAATACCGATGATGAGCGAAAAAAGAATCCTCCTCCTGACTTGCCTCAATCTCAATGGGAATATCTCATCAAATATTATGGCTCCGATGAATTTAAG TTAATAAGTGCAAGGAACTCTAAGAATCGAAATTCCGACAAGAGAGTTAAGCATACAACTGGACAACTATCATTCCCAGAATCAGAGGATGTATTGGTG ACAAAAAAGAATCGAGGTGTGAAGCTAAGTGCGGATAAAGCTTGGCTTATCCAGCACACTCGAAAGAATGATGATGGAAAACTTGAATAG
- the LOC130825374 gene encoding uncharacterized protein LOC130825374 isoform X2 — translation MLWYIWLYIWLLRQKLLDQFDIDGMYPVERYLRTLKSYIRNRAHPEGCIAEGYLTDECLTFCSRYMSDIDTKFNRKARNDDEDIEEGTLKSNLEIFRPLGHPIGGSTPIHLHFQECDQIHFYILQNYDPLVKFVQKHKKELEKECPRNIEQRHKEQFSKWIQSRVRKIHELKSCDENLYNLVCGPSRVVRRYTAYIVNGFRFHTNDRCENRDTQTSGIMVCGDDSSSKEYYGVLRDIFQVHYPGGNHVFVFKCNWFDIENYGRGYKVDEHGLISVNKNRCLKSDEVYVLESQVEQVFYIEDERNENWQFVIKAFAVAGDSMLKEIQDKFEVSESSDYLRMHMFILETMQRLYRLYKCRLHYYYKSKKCGNTDDERKKNPPPDLPQSQWEYLIKYYGSDEFKLISARNSKNRNSDKRVKHTTGQLSFPESEDVLVVSLTQKRIEV, via the exons ATGTTATGGTACATTTGGTTATACATTTGGCTGCTGAGGCAAAAATTGTTGGACCAGTTCGATATCGATGGAATGTATCCTGTTGAGAG GTATCTTCGAAcattaaaatcatatattcgAAATCGAGCACATCCTGAAGGTTGCATTGCTGAAGGTTATCTAACAGATGAGTGCTTAACATTCTGCTCTAGATACATGAGTGACATTGACACTAAATTCAACCGTAAAGCGAGAAATGATGATGAGGATATTGAAGAGGGTACTTTGAAATCTAACCTAGAGATATTTAGACCACTTGGACATCCAATTGGGGGGAGTACACcaattcatcttcattttcaggaGTGTGACCAAATCCATTTTTATATACTTCAAAATTATGATCCACTTGTTAAGTTTGTACA AAAGCACAAAAAAGAATTGGAAAAAGAATGTCCACGAAATATAGAACAGAGGCACAAAGAACAATTTTCCAAATGGATACAAAGTCGT GTACGAAAGATTCATGAACTTAAATCTTGTGATGAAAACTTGTATAACTTGGTATGCGGTCCTTCTAGAGTTGTAAGGCGCTACACTGCATACATAGTGAATGGTTTTCGATTCCACACCAATGATAGATGTGAAAATAGGGACACACAAACTTCCGGTATCATGGTGTGCGGTGATGACTCTTCATCTAAGGAGTACTATGGTGTTTTGAGAGACATATTTCAAGTGCACTATCCTGGAGGAAATCATGTTTTTGTGTTCAAATGCAATTGGTTTgatatagaaaactatggtagAGGGTATAAGGTAGATGAACATGGATTGATTAGTGTGAATAAGAATAGATGTTTGAAGTCAGATGAGGTATATGTGCTTGAATCACAAGTGGAGCAAGTGTTTTACATTGAAGATGAACGAAATGAGAATTGGCAATTTGTTATAAAAGCATTTGCGGTAGCCGGTGATAGTATGTTGAAGGAAATACAG GATAAGTTCGAAGTTTCTGAATCTAGTGATTACTTACGAATGCACATGTTCATTTTGGAGACAATGCAACGTTTATACAGATTATACAAGTGTAGATTGCACTACTACTACAAAAGCAAGAAGTGTGGAAATACCGATGATGAGCGAAAAAAGAATCCTCCTCCTGACTTGCCTCAATCTCAATGGGAATATCTCATCAAATATTATGGCTCCGATGAATTTAAG TTAATAAGTGCAAGGAACTCTAAGAATCGAAATTCCGACAAGAGAGTTAAGCATACAACTGGACAACTATCATTCCCAGAATCAGAGGATGTATTGGTGGTTAGTTTGAC ACAAAAAAGAATCGAGGTGTGA
- the LOC130825374 gene encoding uncharacterized protein LOC130825374 isoform X3, with translation MLWYIWLYIWLLRQKLLDQFDIDGMYPVERKHKKELEKECPRNIEQRHKEQFSKWIQSRVRKIHELKSCDENLYNLVCGPSRVVRRYTAYIVNGFRFHTNDRCENRDTQTSGIMVCGDDSSSKEYYGVLRDIFQVHYPGGNHVFVFKCNWFDIENYGRGYKVDEHGLISVNKNRCLKSDEVYVLESQVEQVFYIEDERNENWQFVIKAFAVAGDSMLKEIQDKFEVSESSDYLRMHMFILETMQRLYRLYKCRLHYYYKSKKCGNTDDERKKNPPPDLPQSQWEYLIKYYGSDEFKLISARNSKNRNSDKRVKHTTGQLSFPESEDVLVTKKNRGVKLSADKAWLIQHTRKNDDGKLE, from the exons ATGTTATGGTACATTTGGTTATACATTTGGCTGCTGAGGCAAAAATTGTTGGACCAGTTCGATATCGATGGAATGTATCCTGTTGAGAG AAAGCACAAAAAAGAATTGGAAAAAGAATGTCCACGAAATATAGAACAGAGGCACAAAGAACAATTTTCCAAATGGATACAAAGTCGT GTACGAAAGATTCATGAACTTAAATCTTGTGATGAAAACTTGTATAACTTGGTATGCGGTCCTTCTAGAGTTGTAAGGCGCTACACTGCATACATAGTGAATGGTTTTCGATTCCACACCAATGATAGATGTGAAAATAGGGACACACAAACTTCCGGTATCATGGTGTGCGGTGATGACTCTTCATCTAAGGAGTACTATGGTGTTTTGAGAGACATATTTCAAGTGCACTATCCTGGAGGAAATCATGTTTTTGTGTTCAAATGCAATTGGTTTgatatagaaaactatggtagAGGGTATAAGGTAGATGAACATGGATTGATTAGTGTGAATAAGAATAGATGTTTGAAGTCAGATGAGGTATATGTGCTTGAATCACAAGTGGAGCAAGTGTTTTACATTGAAGATGAACGAAATGAGAATTGGCAATTTGTTATAAAAGCATTTGCGGTAGCCGGTGATAGTATGTTGAAGGAAATACAG GATAAGTTCGAAGTTTCTGAATCTAGTGATTACTTACGAATGCACATGTTCATTTTGGAGACAATGCAACGTTTATACAGATTATACAAGTGTAGATTGCACTACTACTACAAAAGCAAGAAGTGTGGAAATACCGATGATGAGCGAAAAAAGAATCCTCCTCCTGACTTGCCTCAATCTCAATGGGAATATCTCATCAAATATTATGGCTCCGATGAATTTAAG TTAATAAGTGCAAGGAACTCTAAGAATCGAAATTCCGACAAGAGAGTTAAGCATACAACTGGACAACTATCATTCCCAGAATCAGAGGATGTATTGGTG ACAAAAAAGAATCGAGGTGTGAAGCTAAGTGCGGATAAAGCTTGGCTTATCCAGCACACTCGAAAGAATGATGATGGAAAACTTGAATAG